CATCATTCTTAATGAATTGCTCACCAATGCCATGAAACACGCCTTTGACGGGATGGAAGAAGGGATCATCAGGGTGGCCCTGTCAATGATCGACAGCCATGTGGTTTTTATCGTTGAAGACAGCGGGAAAGGCATTTCCGAAGACGTCGATGGGTTGAATTCGGAAGGTTTCGGGCTCCAGCTCGTGAGCATGCTCACGGAGCAGCTCGAGGGCGTCCTTCGCATCGAGCGAACCAACGGATCGCGGTTTACCCTGGAGTTCGACCTCTAAAAAATATTGCTCCCGATTTTATCCAGGGTGAACAGGGATACCTGGGTTTTTTCTTTTTTTTCGGGTATAGTATTTAAATAAATTGAATTTAAGACCGCGAGAAATAAGGAGCCATAGCCGGGGGGAGGTAGACAGCGAAAGCACGTATTCTTGTTGTCGAAGATGAGAGAATCGTCGGCAAAGACATAGAGAAAAGATTGAAAGACCTGGGTTACGAGGTAATGGGAGTGGTTTCCACCGGCATCAAGACCCTTGAAAAAATCGAAGGGTCCCTTCCGGACCTTGTCCTCATGGATATAAAGCTGAAAGGAGATATGGACGGCATAGAGGCTGCCGAGGCAATCAAAAGCCGTTTTGACATACCCGTAGTCTATCTCACCGCCTATGCCGATGAAGCCACCCTGGACCGTGCCAAGGTGACGGAGCCCTTCGGGTACATTCTGAAACCTTTCAATGAAAGGGAGCTTTGCGCCACCGTGGAGATGGCGCTTTATAAGCATAAAATGGAAAAGAGACTCGCCCAGAACGAGCAGTGGCTCTCGACTACGCTGAGGAGCATCGGCGACGGGGTCATCGCCACCGATGTAGCGGGCACGGTGACTTTTATGAACCCGATGGCCGAAGCTTTCACCGGAATTGGACAGGATGACGTCCTCGGCAGGCAATTCTCCGAATTTTTTGTGATCACTGAAGAGGGGCTTCATAACCTTCCGGAAAATTTTCTCATAAAGGCGATTACGGAAGGGGTGGGTACGGCGTCCCTGGTCCATTCCACCCTCATGGTACGTAATGGGCGCAGGATACCGGTAGATTCGAGTGTTGCGCCTATCAGGAACACGAAGGGGGCCGTGAGCGGTGCGGTGCTGGTATTCAGGGACGTGACGGAGCGGAAGACTGCGGAGGAGGTGCTTCGGGAGAGCGAGGAGCGGTTCAGGCTCAGCTTCGACCAATCGCCTGTGGGCGAGGCGATCGTTTCCCTCAATCTCCGGTTCCTCCGTGTAAACCGGGAGCTTTGCCGCATTACAGGGTATTCCAGGGAAGAGCTTGCCGATCTCGGACTGCGGGATGTGATTCACGAGGATGACCTTGGGATAAGCCTCGAGCAAGCAAAGGGCTTGAAGTCGGGCAAGGTCAACCAGTATCAGATGGACGCGAGGTGCGTCCGGAAAGAGGGGCCTGCCATCTGGGTCCATCTCACTTCGGGTCTCATGAAGGACAGCCAGGGTAAACCGCTCTATTTTCTCGTCAACGTGGAGGATATTCATGAGCGCAGACAGCTTGAATCCCAGCTCGCCCATTCCCAGGAGATGAAGGTCCTGGGGCAGCTCGCCGCGGGGGTTGCCCACGAGGTGCGTAATCCTCTGAATGCCATATTGGCGATTACGGAGGCGCTTTTTCAGGATATAGGAAGCAACGAAGAGTACGAGCCCTACCTGGAGCACATAAGGACCCAGGTCAATAGGCTCTCCGCGTTGATGAAAGATCTGCTCGAGCTCGGCAAGCCGATACAATCCTCTCTTCTTAGACGCGAATCGCTCCAGGCCATATGCGCGACAAGCCTCGACCTCTGGAAACAGACGAAGATTTCGGAGACCCATCCTGTCCGCTTCATCTCGGAGCTTGAAGGAGATGACGTGCAGGTGACCGTGGATAGCTCACGACTCCAGCAGATATTCCTCAACCTCCTCGATAACAGCGCCCAGCATAGTCCCGAGGGTGGCGAAATCGATCTTGCCCTCCTCCTGCCTTCTTCCGGAACCGCGCGGGTCAGGATTGCCGACAGGGGCGCCGGTATTCCGGCGGATAAGGTGGAGAAGGTCTTCGAGCCCTTTTTTACCACCCGCAGGGGAGGGGTCGGCCTCGGCCTCAGCATCGTCAAGCATTTCATCGAGTCCATGGCAGGCTCGGCACGGGTATGGAATAACGATCCTCCTCCGGGATGCACCGTGGAGGTGGCGCTGCCGGTTGCCCGCGGAGACGATTCATGAAGCCCCGTATCCTCCTAATCGATGATGACCCGGGCATAAGGTTCGGTTTTTCGAAATACCTCTCGAAAACAGGATACCATATAATCGCGGTATCCTGCCTGGCGGAAGGCAAAGAAGCCCTCATCTCGGAGCGGTATGATGCGGTGCTCCTCGATCTCAACCTCCCCGACGGGAGCGGTCTCCCATGGATCGATGATTTGAGGGCGGCCCAGCCCGAGATCGCCATAGTGGTTATTACCGGTCTGAGCGACGTGCCTACCGCGGTGGAGGCCATGCACAGGGGGGCGGATAATTTCCTCACCAAGCCCGTCAACCTGTCCGAGCTCGATATCTTCCTCCAGAAAAGCATCGAAGTGGGGAGCCTTCGACGAAGGAACATCGTAAATCAGCGCCTCTCAAGGCGCGATACGCCTTTTTTCGGGAAAAGCGCTCCCTCGGCACAGGCCATGGAGATGGCCTCTCTTGCCGCGGAAAATGAATCGGTGGTCCTCCTTCAGGGCGAGACCGGAACGGGAAAAGGGGTTCTTGCGCGCTGGATACACGAACACAGCAGCCGCAGGGACGCCCCTTTTGTGGAGATAAACTGTTCCAGCCTCAAAGGAGACTTGCTCGCAAGCGAGCTCTTCGGCCATGCGCGGGGGGCATTTACCGGCGCGGTGCAGGACCGCCAGGGGCTCATAGAAGTGGCCGACGAAGGAACCCTCTTTCTCGACGAGATCGGTGATATGGACA
This genomic stretch from Syntrophorhabdaceae bacterium harbors:
- a CDS encoding PAS domain S-box protein; translated protein: MLVVEDERIVGKDIEKRLKDLGYEVMGVVSTGIKTLEKIEGSLPDLVLMDIKLKGDMDGIEAAEAIKSRFDIPVVYLTAYADEATLDRAKVTEPFGYILKPFNERELCATVEMALYKHKMEKRLAQNEQWLSTTLRSIGDGVIATDVAGTVTFMNPMAEAFTGIGQDDVLGRQFSEFFVITEEGLHNLPENFLIKAITEGVGTASLVHSTLMVRNGRRIPVDSSVAPIRNTKGAVSGAVLVFRDVTERKTAEEVLRESEERFRLSFDQSPVGEAIVSLNLRFLRVNRELCRITGYSREELADLGLRDVIHEDDLGISLEQAKGLKSGKVNQYQMDARCVRKEGPAIWVHLTSGLMKDSQGKPLYFLVNVEDIHERRQLESQLAHSQEMKVLGQLAAGVAHEVRNPLNAILAITEALFQDIGSNEEYEPYLEHIRTQVNRLSALMKDLLELGKPIQSSLLRRESLQAICATSLDLWKQTKISETHPVRFISELEGDDVQVTVDSSRLQQIFLNLLDNSAQHSPEGGEIDLALLLPSSGTARVRIADRGAGIPADKVEKVFEPFFTTRRGGVGLGLSIVKHFIESMAGSARVWNNDPPPGCTVEVALPVARGDDS
- a CDS encoding sigma-54 dependent transcriptional regulator, with translation MKPRILLIDDDPGIRFGFSKYLSKTGYHIIAVSCLAEGKEALISERYDAVLLDLNLPDGSGLPWIDDLRAAQPEIAIVVITGLSDVPTAVEAMHRGADNFLTKPVNLSELDIFLQKSIEVGSLRRRNIVNQRLSRRDTPFFGKSAPSAQAMEMASLAAENESVVLLQGETGTGKGVLARWIHEHSSRRDAPFVEINCSSLKGDLLASELFGHARGAFTGAVQDRQGLIEVADEGTLFLDEIGDMDISVQAHLLKVIEEKRYRRLGEVKVRKSNFRLICATNKDLETESRDGRFRQDLFFRIYIFPITAPPLRELGSDIQGFVRYFLDLLHAARAEISPDAMEALVSYPWPGNVRELRNVLERALLLSRGGPLALDHFPGIRRSAEKERNEPSNRKLKVLESDHIQNILKSVGGDTVKAAAMLGISRATLYRKLKKV
- a CDS encoding sensor histidine kinase produces the protein IILNELLTNAMKHAFDGMEEGIIRVALSMIDSHVVFIVEDSGKGISEDVDGLNSEGFGLQLVSMLTEQLEGVLRIERTNGSRFTLEFDL